The following coding sequences are from one Dermacentor andersoni chromosome 5, qqDerAnde1_hic_scaffold, whole genome shotgun sequence window:
- the LOC126532150 gene encoding cholinesterase-like: protein MSHHPTSKATRHSRGSLPHLPAHNTNEMQHKLGRQFNPMHRKSLSATQAAYRKSSIAHPDLTRRKSSTALPVPSTLRKPSTATNADGVISPDSMLSPSALSPQNMSGFGGLPKTGEDRGLYSSSSFYRGRQKPWYRKHLIPLVMLTALILAVACLTLFLLLTYKDAAAGSTPPSQYACAEEYRNVALKSLGVSVRGRSTYTGAVHTFFGIPYGGDTSGDNRFRLPKNETNIVGAHTVFNAYQHGPRCPQEVDTLHNSSEDCLTLSIWAPIQCNATADPFVVLVVLSSDWFQRGHVKDNEAMWEALAVAGRLIVVFIHHRLGVLGFLDAGTKDSPGNQGIEDAFLALDWISDNIDAFNGDPASMVGLGRGSGSYIASLDLYAATFRRKRFFKRLILLGLSPASLLPPGGPASFGRLARALRCHKGKYVRASITCLRGVPLEKMYAVTAKEAPLTFIPSCGKPPVGDCKDAFSELPPFLLQKEMLCGYDKEEGHKLLDQILLQELPTSKDPSTVFGLLQKFFTRKQPKHTFSSLSPHTQKALNQSNLQGFRDLVVDMVLRCPLLRLARAAVLKGSMMYLYASDGPDIVFEPAVTKTDIINFAKTGKVSSWRPFSDHSGVLVVSSSSSTVMEWGEETCALANKLSSTIFSL, encoded by the exons GCAAGTCTTCCACAGCTCTGCCCGTCCCGTCGACGCTCCGCAAGCCCTCTACAGCGACCAACGCAGACGGCGTGATTAGTCCAGACTCCATGTTAAGCCCGAGCGCACTCTCCCCCCAGAACATGTCTGGCTTCGGCGGTTTGCCGAAGACGGGTGAAGATCGCGGTCTATACTCCAGCTCCTCGTTCTACAGGGGAAGACAGAAGCCGTGGTATCGAAAGCATCTCAT CCCTCTTGTGATGCTGACAGCCCTTATACTGGCCGTGGCCTGCCTGACGCTGTTCCTCCTGCTGACATACAAGGATGCGGCGGCTGGCTCGACTCCTCCGTCGCAATACGCATGCGCCGAAGAATACCGGAACGTCGCATTGAAGTCGCTTGGCGTGTCCGTGCGCGGTCGTTCAACTTACACGGGAGCGGTCCACACGTTCTTTGGCATCCCGTACGGTGGCGACACAAGCGGCGACAACCGCTTCCGGCTGCCCAAGAACGAGACAAATATCGTTGGTGCCCACACGGTCTTCAACGCTTACCAACATGGACCACGGTGTCCGCAA GAGGTCGACACATTGCACAATTCTAGTGAGGACTGCCTCACGCTCTCTATCTGGGCTCCAATACAGTGCAACGCGACTGCCGATCCGTTTGTTGTCCTGGTGGTGCTGTCCTCTGACTGGTTTCAGAGAGGTCACGTGAAGGACAACGAGGCCATGTGGGAGGCACTGGCGGTGGCCGGCCGCTTGATCGTTGTCTTCATCCACCACCGACTGGGAGTCCTTGGGTTCTTGGACGCCGGAACCAAGGACAGCCCTGGAAACCAAGGCATCGAGGACGCATTTCTTGCCCTGGACTGGATCAGCGACAACATCGATGCGTTCAACGGAGACCCCGCCTCTATGGTCGGCCTCGGGCGCGGTTCCGGCTCATACATTGCGTCTCTGGACCTGTACGCGGCAACATTTCGCAGGAAACGTTTCTTTAAGCGCCTCATTCTTCTTGGCCTCTCACCGGCATCCCTGCTGCCTCCAGGTGGACCGGCTTCATTCGGTCGGCTTGCGCGGGCGCTGCGTTGCCACAAGGGCAAATATGTCCGCGCGAGCATCACCTGTCTTAGGGGCGTTCCGCTGGAGAAGATGTACGCGGTGACGGCCAAGGAGGCGCCCCTCACGTTCATACCAAGTTGCGGCAAGCCTCCCGTCGGGGATTGCAAGGACGCGTTCTCAGAACTTCCGCCTTTCCTTCTCCAGAAGGAAATGCTCTGCGGGTATGACAAGGAGGAAGGGCATAAGCTCCTCGATCAGATTTTGCTGCAGGAGCTGCCCACTTCGAAAGACCCCTCGACAGTGTTTGGCCTGCTGCAGAAATTTTTCACCCGAAAGCAACCGAAGCATACGTTTAGTAGCCTGTCACCCCACACTCAGAAGGCACTCAACCAATCTAACCTGCAGGGATTCAGGGACCTGGTGGTCGATATGGTTCTTCGATGCCCTCTTCTGCGACTTGCCCGCGCAGCAGTGCTCAAAGGCTCAATGATGTACCTCTACGCATCGGACGGGCCAGACATTGTTTTCGAGCCAGCAGTTACGAAGACGGACATCATAAATTTTGCTAAAACCGG AAAAGTCAGCTCATGGCGGCCTTTTTCTGACCACTCCGGTGTTCTGGTGGTGTCCAGCTCGTCAAGCACCGTCATGGAATGGGGCGAAGAAACTTGCGCGCTAGCGAACAAACTTTCGAGCACGATCTTTAGCTTGTGA